ACGAAGAAACACAACCTAATGAACATAAAGCTTAGGGGGTAGCCAGTGGGGTCCCATGTAGCCAGAACTAATAAAGCAACAAAGCTAGGAAGGAAGATAGATAATCACCAGAGAAACAATGTAGGAGTTGGGAGGTCGCCTAAGGATAAAGATGGAACTCTGAGAAGTAATATCACCAATATTCTTGCGGATGTgtgaaaatgaaaagtaaagCACAATGTGATTGTCATTTTgtgacaaaattcaaaatttcactcAAGCAACCTAGAGGACGAGCCGTTTTGTGTCAAAAAAAAGTGACACGTGGCAAAAAGTTGCCAAACTGTCGTCACAGTTAATGAGATAGTTGAAAAAATGGGGcaacatgaaattaataaaatacccCCAATCCATGACGCTTGGCACTCAAAGGCTCGTTTAGTTGGATGGATGAACGACCTTGGAATGAGGGGTAACTGATGAGCATAGATCATCTACTTTCAATCGTACAAAAGATCTTGTCCACTTTTGTATAAACAAAGCAAGGAAGGATGGTCATCATCAAGTTGGAAAGGCATAATCTGATATTGTATTCAACCCACTTGAACGTAGACATGAATCCCGAGGCATGTGGATTCCAATTAGTTTaactagtaaatttttttattatcaaataagagatttgagatttaaaCTTTGCTTACACCAAATCTTACTTTGATGATAAGAACAATCATAATGAAATAGATACTATAGATTGACTTCTATTGtatctataaattaaaaaaaaaaaaaaaaaatttgcttggCCTTCGCCCACAATTGTAGCCATACCTTTCACAGTTCACACCCTAATTACAAGTGATGATTTGGTTGAAATCATGGAGAGTAATGGTTAGCAAAAGCTCTATATAAGCACCATACATCTCCACAGCTAAGAATGAGAAAATTGTATCTATGATTTCTCACATTGATATACTTTTAAattgggtaaactacatatttagtCCTTATCCTATgcactatatttcaatttgattcctaacatttcaattgtgtcaatttagtccataaCCTTTTAGTATTGTGTCGATTTAGACCCTACCgttatcttttggatgaaaatttatGACGTGTCTAATGgttgaaacaaaaaattagctTACGTTGATATAACAtcagggactaaattgacacgccATTAAAAGGCTAGGGattaaattgacataattgaaaggttagagactaaattgaaatatggtgtaaagtTTAGAGAACAAATTACCccttttaaaattctattactaTTAGTATTAATTTGAATATTAGAAGAGTTTTGATTGATATCACACCGTTATCATTCTAAATTAACTTGTAATTTTTGACAGCTCTTTTAAAACACATTTGAAAGAGTGACCCACCAAAATTCTTTGTATTAGCAATTAAGaatttttgcatcatcaattaATAATAACATTTTTGACAAGTCTTTCAAAACACGTTTAAAAGTGTGAACCACCAAAATTCTTTACATcgccaattattattattattattatttttctttttgggaaaCACTTTGCATCATCAATTAATAATAACATAATGAATAGTGAAAGCATAAAGCTAGAAAACAAATCTTGACGAAGGCATTTTAGAACATAGACAATCCTTAAACGTGGTGGACCTTCATATGCCCCTTCATTCATTCCTTTACAACAGGCACATAACTCCAAATTTCCGATACTGGCTAGTGCGAATTGGCCCaattccctttccttttcaCTTTATATTCAATTGGACCGGCGTTTCTAATGCCAACAAAATTTCTTCAAAAAGTGGGCAGGTCACCTCTCACAAGGAAATTTTAGCATCCAATTATTTTTCACTTGCCATCAATTATATGGACCCCAATCTGTATTTAATACCCTCATATTGACTAAGAATTGAAAGACTCAGAGTCCACTTGCTCATCCATCAATTCAATTGACCATAAATTCAGATATGAATCCATATTTAATATTAGCTATTGACCCCAAACATTGAACTTGCTAAGGTCCTCGGTCCTCCTCCCCCTATCCCCAAGGCAAAGGGCAAGTAgggccttttttcttttttctctttctttttcactaGAAATTATTTGGATGTACTAGTAGTTATATAATAGAAGTCTGTCTTTTAAATTTCCCTGCACTATTATTTGCAGATTTATTCTTTGGAATTTTGTTCTGCAACAAAATACTTAGGCTGATTTTACCCAACCTGGAGCCTATCGCATATTCGCATGTATTAATGAAACTATTTAAAAGCAATTATGATGACTCCACAATCCACATATCCATctacaaaaaacagaaaaaaggaaaatggacTATATCTAGCAAAAAAACATATGATGATTCCACATAATTTTTAGGGCCCAAATTTACTTTTGAGAAAGCACATTATTGTCTTTGCGTGTCTCGTACTGCTTGAACATCTCTTCCTTCACTTTCCGGGCAAAGTATTTTCTTCAACTCATTAATCATAATTACTATTTAGTGCAGCACATTATCAGAGATAaccttaaaaaaatcattaagccttaatatatatatatatatatatatatatatatatatatatatataagggtaaATGAATTGAACTctcaacttatcaaaaaaaaaaaaaaaaattatgtttgattatttaataaatgtgtCAAACTTAAGCCTGTGCTTAGGCTCAACGACAAAACCCAAACATAATATTATATTTGTGAACAAGGTCTTGAgtataaagtttagttataagttacaaataaatataaaagcgtattttgtaagaaagtctgtaattaaaaattttctatttaattagtttatataatataattgtatATTATTAGCATAGATATGTTAAggggttaaaaaaatttagtcttcCTGTCTAAATATATGGAAAAAGTATAAGTTGATCAAATAGTTTGTTAACAGGTTTTAGCTTGTTcaataaaagaatgaaacaaATTTGAATGTGTAATACAACTTGATGATGAGCTCGAGCTcaatttgtgttaaaaaaatgaagtttgaaCTTTTAATCTCGGATGTGTTTGATGtagttaccatttttttttagagaaaatttatggaaacaacaaaatctcacAATAATCTTGTTATGAGTTGTGATGGGCCACgtgtaatattttattttatttattgtcttATGGCACATCTCAACTAGtgccttattattattattattattatttcttacaTAATTACAatagaattttaacttatatCGTTTACTTTATAAAAGCATGGTAAGATTTTATTATGctaaataactatttttttactaattttttttttatctgagaCAAAAATCTTACTTTAGTATAATTTAAGTTATATGTATGAAACTTCCTCCTAAAAACTTGAATCTCATATCctacaaaaatttatatttgtgaaTGACCATCATATCAATTGTGTGCCTAGATCTTCACTACAACTTTGACTACAaagtaaattgtaaattttaatatcatgCATATCTATATGTCATGTGTGCGTTGGCATGGTGTCACTTAATAAATGGGGACTTTAATATACCAGAAGAtcccaagaaaagaaaagacaaaaacgaaaaaacactttaaagtttaaatcaTAAACTTTTGGTAATTAACTAATTGTAAAATGTTGTCATTGACTAGTTCTCTTTTTAATAGACCACGTATGGGTGTATTAAATAGACCGTTCTTAAGAATTTTCTGAGAGGAACACAAGTATGCCTTTTATGGTGATTTTAAATCATTCCAAACTTAAACAATGCGTAAAACGTTCTCTCTctactttttattctttctttcacaCAGGTATTTTTGCCCGTGCTTAATGCTCAACCCATGATAAtgatttgtttttaactttaactttttccttttaagttcCTTCTTCTGCCTAACAACAATAATAGAATATATAGGGTAAAAGCATTTGCATCGGtgctttttatttatctatttatttttatagaatttaaatttatgccATTTACTTCAGATGATTgtgttctttatcattagacgaAAAGACCAATTAGTCAGTGCTTGTATGATAAAATAAGGAACCCAAAATTCATACACATAAGACCATGAAAAGTTGTGTAAAGATACATGTTTTatcatattctctctctctctctctctctctatgtatatatgaagataataattaaaaaaaaaaaagagaaatgagtatttaaataagatagaatgtataatagataatctgatgtgAGTATTTTTGAAAAGTGGCTTTGTGAAATAGAAAATATaggttcttatactaaaatagacataAATTGTTGCATAAGCTAATTTGAATGCACTTAATTATAAAACTTAGTTTCAGACTTACAATATTTTTGGTGCAATATGTTAGATTCTCCAATTGAATTTAAACAGTTGGTTTGATTGAATTTGATTGTTTTAAAAAAGGATAATACCATTTGTGTTTTATTGGTTAATGCAACCAAGTGCTtgaattcaatttaaaatttagtgCACTCAAGCTTTTTTATCTAGGGGAAACAACACCTATTCCCTAAAGGTTTGAGAAAGTCAACAAATTACTTATTTAGTTAATTTCTGTTGACCAAATTATAATCATGGTTGGTAAAAGaaattttagattaaatatTCTAGTGCTGAATATTACACacctgtgtatatatatagtatgtgtGCCACATTAgttgaaatcatgttttcaaaacataacaTAATTTCCAAGATTGTAAGTGTAACCGGTTATGTGCAACAAACATTAATgtagatattattattattattattattattatcaccAATCGTGGAGCCCACTCCTTACGTGGGAAAAGGAAGTATTGCACCTGAAGCACCTAAGTTTTTTTTCAGATCTATGTCTCACTGACATGGATCCCACACATGGGACGCATGAGACTGATGAGAGCCACGCATATTGCAGTAACATTGAGACACGGGTCTCATGGGTGGCGCAAGAGATACGTTCGAAATGATATTTCTAACACTTGGGGTGGACTGTAATTCCCCAAAACTCAAGGTGTCCGTACCACAATATAAAGGATGCTAGGCACAAACTAAGCTCATTTCTAAACCTTTCAATTAAAGAAGCAAACCCCATATTCCTCACCATGGCCAAGATCAAGACCAAGACCCTCCTCACAGTCCTCCTCATTCTCTTCGCCATTTTTTCTATCTCAACCCTCACCACCGCCAAAAAAAACCATGGCTTCTCAAGAATCTTATCTCCGGCTAAACTCGGTCTAAAGCGTGAGAAACTAAGCCACCTCCACTTCTACTTCCACGACATAGTCAGTGGGAAAAACGCCACGGCGGTGAGAGTCGCCGAGGCTCCGATGACAAAGACATCATTCACAGGTTTCGGAGCCGTTGTGATGATCGACGACCCTTTGACTGTAAAGCCCCAGCTGAGCTCAAAACCCGTTGGTAGAGCTCAAGGAATCTATGCTTCTGCTTCGCAAACTGACTTGGGGTTGTTAATGGTGCTCAACTTTGCTTTCACTGAAGGCAAGTATAATGGCAGCACTCTCAGTGTGTTGGGGCGCAACACTGTGTTCTCCGATGTCAGGGAAATGCCTATCGTTGGTGGGAGTGGGCTTTTCCGATTCGCACGTGGGTATGCTCATGCTCATACTCACACGATTGACTTTAAAACTGGCGATGCTGTTGTGGAGTATAATGTTTATGTCTTTCATTATTGATGTGTgctttttactttattttaatttttgtacggCTAATACTTTAATTATTagctctctcttttatttttatttatatttattttaagaattagaAGGCTTTGGGAATTAACTAGTATTAACAAAAGGAAAGTTGAGGATTTCGTATCGTTGGTCTGAGAATGATTATTATGTTTATGTGCGGTTTAGTTTCACCATTTGATGTttattgaggagattaataaaGGGTAGAAAACTTGAAATCCTCTCTCCCATTttgttgtataaaaaaataaaataaaaattttcctattaATTTCTTTATCTTGATTTATGTGATAGTTCCGTGATAATTATATCATTTGTGGTTTCTCAGTTCATGTGATTCGAACATTATATTCCCTTCTCCCGCTATCTCCTTATATcggaaaacaaaaatttttacacCTCACAAATTATGAATAATAGCATAACATCCTACTAGTCATGACTTCCATGTGTTCTTTGGGCCCATGTTAAACGTTGAAATGTTTATTGGAGCTAAACTGTGTTAGGGAATGACTGTTTGTGGGTGTCAATCAATCCATTCGTTAAGCTCTCGGAGTCTCGGTTATGAGAACAaacaaattcaataaaaaatgtggtgtaaaacttttatttacaaaatattaaaattcatataaagaaaatcccattaaataacatttttttttgggttttatgaaGATAGAATAGAACTCATTAAATTACctaatatgataaaatttttaaaacccgAAGGCAAATTTGCTATTCAATGTATGTCATCTACGAGGCGGCCATAACCATGTTCCCCGTTAACAATGACTGTCAAAGACTTTTCCAGCACAATCTTAGTCAGATCCTCCTTTGCTTCTTTCCCATACTTACGGCATTCAAGTCAATGCGCACCTGAGAGTTGGTAGATAACCGTGCTTACATACAAACATGTTCAATTGCAgcagtactctctctctctctctctctatgtatatatatcCATTTATTATTCACGTAGACAAcataatattttaaagaataaaaatgagagatgaaaaaaaaaaaaaaaaaaatgaaatgtaaatcTAACTTTGGATctaaggctgcgtttgtttcGGTGGTAAAGGAAATCAGGAAAACGTTTTACACTCTTGATGGTGTTTGGGTGCGCAtgaaaatttggtcaaattgaaaatgaatttcaGTTGACTGTAAAATAGAGAGCCTCACGCATTAAAACCAATTACACttgtattttaccttcaaatgattTCCGGACTCATAgacacgagagagagagagagagagagagagagagagaagacatgGGTCCCGACCGAGCAAGAAGACCCATCCTTGCTGGACTCACACCCAGAGAAATAAGACCCATCCCTCAATCCGAGCAAGGAGAGGGTACTCCGCCGACCCATTCCTCATCGTCACCGACCCAGTGAACGACCCACCCCTGAGCCAATCGGACCGTTATGAGCAACCCACCCCTGAGCAGATTTGTCCACCGTGTGAGCAACCCATTCCTAGATCGGACCACCCAGTGAGTGACCCACTCATAGATCGAGTTGCCACCTTTAGATCGACCCACCGTGTCCATGTCGCCACTACTGTCACCACCACTAAGTCACCCACgaaccgatctctctctctgtcaCTTAAGTCCCTCTCTCACGATTGGTCttgggattttgatttttttgttttgatttttgtttctttgattgtttatatattttgattctcTGTAACAATATTTGTTTGGGTcctaagaaaatgtgagaaacttgataaaaatgggttttctaGAGCATTTTCAGGAACCCAACCAAacattagaaaatatttttcatagcattttttggaatgcaaccaaacacttgaaaatattttcctttcttgaaaatattttcccttGCATTTATTTTACACTCGGAATTCAATTTACATCGAACCAAACGCAGCCTAAAGCACAACTATCAGACAAAGATATAAGGTTGGAAATAGATTGGCATAAATTAGAAGTACATGATGACATTTGAATCttaaaacttaaattacttttttgcctacccataacaaccaataacaacctaccgcttaaaatttgttgtgaaagtgttgtgaaaatgttgttgtATGGCACCGAGGTCCCCAGACCTAATTGGGCCCTGGGTTCAGGCCCAATGGCACGACCCCATTACTTTAAATTCTGCTTGAAACTACCTTCACAAACTATGAGTTTTGAGCCTCGACCCTTAACCGATGCTCGGCATAAATTTCCCGAACAAATAAGGAAGTCTTGTCCAGACGTACCATAGGATGCTCGGCAGTTCAGGAAACATCACTACTGAGCATATTAacctgagttggaaccaagttccaaagccATATTGctgcattccactctcacctaaacatccacttacaacaaataatattggaccttcaactGCACTAACAATagcagtaatcatgatctccccactaacttagagctataaataggagaagttgGGGGAAGAAAGgggggttcagaaaaaagggaagaaaatagTTATTCAGGAAGGGAGAGAGGatattactttgagtctctgtgccgagaacgacccaaagtaggaaatcctaaagCCTACcttataaataagttgtgagcccaagtgaggttaaGCCCAATAGTCTCATTTCCGGCGTGCACAGTTGTGAACATATTATTTCCCTCTGTGTTATTCTTTAAAGAACTATTGCATTGGTTCATTTGTCTATGTGACACATTATGAGCATTGAATGAGACACAAATAGATATATTATAGGGTAAGAATTAGGTGTAGTACTTAAGTACTGTTTCTtaagttcattttttaaaattctgccatgtgaattttttcCATAGAatagaagtatattttttagtgaaGAAGCCACATGGCTAAATCTTAAGAAGGGGACCTAAGAAACAGCACCTAAGGTATTTTACTTAAGTTTTTTCCTAAATAgatagtttttttcattttccataaaaatgatgttaaaacttttctaaaatggattattaaccaatacCTTAAGGGTACTCATTAGCATTTCCCATTATATATATGAACAATGAATGAGACAGTTTTGTAGGGTTCTCATCTCAAGAATAGTTGAGTAATAAGTATTGTATTGAGATTGAAGTAGTGTCATTATTATGGttcaccaaaattaagaaagttTAATTGGACATTTGGtgaattgaaatccaatttgaattctaattggattttctctgaGTTTTGGCTTTATATATAGACAAGTATGTAAGCATatacaaaaatacaattaaaaacaattataattatatatccaCATACGagttcaaattatactttttttttttttttttttggttgagataatggataaattttttattattattcagaAGTAAGTAATCCGTATACAAAGTAAGAAACCTAGGCACACATCCCAGGCTAGCTAGTAGCCATACAACGAAAGAAAAAGACTAGGCTACCTCTCGActaaactagaaaaaaaaaatgccgaGAAAAACAAGCCTAGATCGTAGAACCTGCTGCCTCATATTCATATGTTTTCTTGAGTGGCCGAAAGCTTCTGATATGTCTCTAACAGCGCTAAAGCTCCATCCAAAATGATCTTTGGTTGTGTctgaattttctcaaaataagaTTTGTTTCTTGCATTTCAAATTGCCCAAGATGTAGTGGCCCACTGTTCCAGCTCCTTATTTGATAGTTTCTCCACCATCTGGCCAAACAGCTGGAAAAAAATCTTGCACCCCATTACTGTATTTCTGCACTCTTCCTCTAGTTAAGGATGTTGGGGGCCGTTTTTCGTTCATAGCCACGTGTTGTCCTTTAGAAGGGTGACCTTGCTAGACCCGAATTTGTCTAGGGAGTTGAGTTAGGAACTCTACGTTGGGTTGCATAGTCTAATGGCTTTTAGTGTAATTTTAGGCCTAAAAAATGGGTAAAGCCCAAAGTCTTAAGGATTATGATGATGgttaaaataaagtaaataatatattttgtaaaaactttGATTAATGGTTATAATAATAgttgaaataaagtaatatttaTTTAGTGTAATTGCATTGCTTAAGTTATGAGTTAAAGttcttaataatttatattgagTGATGTCCATTATTAGGGAATAATTAATTGTCATACGTCCAACAATGTGATGAGTTCAAAATAGTTCACGTTTAACATAATAAGATATGTCTAGCAAGGGTTTATGTTCAAATATTATAAGTCTAGCAAAGGTTTAtgttcaaataatatatatgtctAGCAGAGGTTTAtgttcaaataatatatgtctaGCAGAGGTttatgtttaaataatatatgtccagCAATGATAGATCAATTTATTAGTATATGTGTTTATAAGTGAAACACTAGTGAAATCATGTGTATTAAATAGTAATGTAATATTAaagtaatttgtttttaaaGGTGAAGTAATCATGTattcaataatgtaaatttagAGATACGAAAACATAATCACTTATCTTCGTATGGTTTGTAGCTCCAGCTGTATAACATTAGTGAACTGATAATATTTCAGCAGAATGACTCCAGCTGTAGAGAGGCAATATGCCATGATAAATCCTTCCATAATGACTACAAGATTGAAGgagaaaaatgggtgcaactggagggagagagagtatgtccAGCAAAGTGCAGAGGCTGATTAAGTTTGTCCCctttatcatgcacttaaatgaacTTCCCTTGATAATGCTATGTACAACAAACAAGAACTAGCTATGTACAACAAACATTAGCgtaaatattattctttattgCCAAACATGGTCAGGGTTTGGTCAAGATAATCTCTCAAAATCTAGAAaattatgttattattattattagggtaAATTCCACTAACATACCTTGACATTTGGGCTAATACCAACCAAGACTAAGACTTTTCAAATGTAgccaatttggttcctaaagcCAACTTAGTTCCTAaatagttagttattttttctcaattgtTTTAGTGACTAAATTAGCTTTAAAGGCCAAACTGGTTAGTTTTGAAAAGTCTTGGACCTAGTTGGCATTAGCCCAACGCTTAGGAGTGTGAACAGAATttacccttattattattattattattattaaaaggatTAATGTGTTTATTTCTTTCAAGAGAAGGGACTATGAGTCTGTTTGTGAACAGTTTAttaactgaaactgaaaactttttgctgagagtactataaataaagttaaaaggtaactgaaatagtatagtgagacccacgaatagtacaaaaataagctgaatagtaataaaaataagctaagtAGTAAAAAAAGTTGGCTTTTAAAGCCAATGCCAAACGCAATCTATATATCATTCCTCACATTTGGGGTGAGTTGTAATTCTCGAAACTCAAGGTATCCAAAATATGTGGTTGGTACAGGCTATTCCCTTACCCCTAGCTTTTTTGCTCTCTTACCCTTGTGCATGTAGTGGCAGTGTGAGTCTTGCAGGTCTACCCTTGCAAGAGTATTGCGACCTCCATGGGTGAAGTCAGTGACAAAATACGATGGCTGACGAATTAGAGGTACTTTGGAAGAAGCTGTCATTCACGGAAGAGGAAGATGAGAGGTTGGTACTGGGAAGTAACAACACAAAAGCAGCAAAAGAGCTTGGCAAAAATTGCCTAATTATGAAGGTCCTATCACGTAGAAGCATTGCGCTTAATGCTATTAGAAATAACTTAAGAATGGTCTAGAAACCAGACGAAGGACTACAGATCGTGGAAATCGAAGATGAAATGTTCATAGTGGAGTTCGGCGAtgaaagagataaaaagaaagTTCTGGATATGAGTCCATGGAGTTACGAAAAACAACTTATCCTTCTCCAAGATTTTGAAGGGGATTAAGCACCAAAGGAAATATCCTTAAAATGGTCTCCTTTCTTGATACAGACCCACAACCTACCCCTTAAGAGTAGAACGAGAGAAACGGGATGGGCAATAAGAGGCACGCTTGTAGAAGTTTTAGAGGTAGATGTGGCTGACACCATGGTACAAGGGGGAAAGTATATGAGGGTGAAGGTACATGTGGATGTCACAAAAAGGTTGGTTAGGGGGAAGAAAGTAGCCATTAAGGGAGACATGGGACGATGGGTGCATTTTAAATACGAACACCTTCCAAACTTTTGCTACATTTATGGCCTCTTGAGCCACGATCTGAGAGATTGCTTGAAACTATTTGGGAATGGTAAGTAACCAGACTCAAATGGGCTTTAGTTTGGAGCATGGCTTAGGGGGGAGTTTATGCAAAAGATAGGGAAAGAGTCAAGCCAAAACGAAACCAGGACCATGTCGGAGATGAGAGAAAATCCAGATAAGAGTTTGGGTGATTAGTCGGTGGTTGTTTTACGGTCACCGGCTAGTAGAGATAAACCTGGTGGAAAAATAGAGTCAATCACAACCTACATAGAGAAGAGCACCAAGGAAGTAGAGACAAAGGTAGTGGTGCAAGATGTAGAGACCTTTCACACAAAAGGAATTGTCAACAATCTAGGTAAGCCCTCAGAAAAATCCTTCCCATCTTAGGAAAGGATAATTTGGAAGATATTGAGCCCTAAAAAGAAGGGAGGGAAATAATGTAGTGGGAGACAGCAACACAACAAGTTGACGagccaaaatttgaatttaaggtGGGGTCCAGCCTGTGTGAAGGAATGGATAAGGAAAGCAAAGGAAAGGAAAGTACACCAATAGGCCCAATGGTAATGAATTTTTCACATAAGATGGGCTGGATGGTTGAGAGTTTGGGCCCAAAGAGTGAGCATTGGAAGAGGATGGCAAGGGCAGCCCACATAAAAAATGGAACGGAAAACTTATGCCCATTGATGATAAAGAGAGAAAGCCCGATCCCTATACAAGAGCTCAATTCAAATACCTTAGAATTGAAATGGAGTAAGAAGTTAGAACAAGTCTATACAGTccagtgaaagaagaacatCACGGATGTCTGTGTGGTAGTGTTTGCAGAGCAGCGTCGCTGAGCTCGATGAGTGTATTGGCATGGAACTGCCAGGGTCTCGGATCACCCTCAGTGGTTTGGATGCTCACCGAGGAGGTGAAAGTGAAGAAACCGATCCTTGTCTTCCTCGCGGAGACGAAAGCCAGCATAAATAAAATGAAGGGTGTTTAGTGTAAGCTAAACCTAACTCAGGGGATTACGGTCCTTAGTGATGGATAGAGCGGAAGCTTA
The sequence above is drawn from the Quercus robur chromosome 7, dhQueRobu3.1, whole genome shotgun sequence genome and encodes:
- the LOC126692845 gene encoding dirigent protein 22-like codes for the protein MAKIKTKTLLTVLLILFAIFSISTLTTAKKNHGFSRILSPAKLGLKREKLSHLHFYFHDIVSGKNATAVRVAEAPMTKTSFTGFGAVVMIDDPLTVKPQLSSKPVGRAQGIYASASQTDLGLLMVLNFAFTEGKYNGSTLSVLGRNTVFSDVREMPIVGGSGLFRFARGYAHAHTHTIDFKTGDAVVEYNVYVFHY